In one window of Bos taurus isolate L1 Dominette 01449 registration number 42190680 breed Hereford chromosome 4, ARS-UCD2.0, whole genome shotgun sequence DNA:
- the OR9A17 gene encoding olfactory receptor family 9 subfamily A member 17, whose product MLKNYSSTTEFYLLGFPGSKELHNILFATFFFFYLVTVMGNILIIVIVCVDKRLQTPMYFFLGHLSALEMLTTTVTVPLMLWGLLLPGMQAISLTACCVQLYLYLSLGISEFILFAVMAVDRYVAVCNPLRYTIIMNSHTCLWVVIVSWVFGFLFEIWPVYVTFHLTFCKSNVLDHFYCDRGQLFKLSCDDSHFTEFILFLMAVFVLFGSLIPTIVSYTYIISTILKIPSGSGQWKAFSTCASHFTCVVIGYSSCLFLFVKPKQTQAAEYNRVASLMVLVVTPFLNPFIFTLRNDKFTGVFRDAMKSCYRLLKA is encoded by the coding sequence ATGTTGAAAAATTACTCTAGCACCACGGAATTTTATCTCCTTGGCTTCCCTGGCTCTAAAGAACTGCACAATATTCTTTTtgccactttctttttcttctacttgGTGACAGTGATGGGAAATATCCTCATTATTGTGATTGTCTGTGTTGATAAACGTCTGCAGAcccccatgtatttcttcctgggTCACCTCTCTGCCCTAGAGATGCTGACCACAACTGTGACTGTCCCCTTGATGCTCTGGGGTCTGCTACTTCCTGGGATGCAGGCAATATCCTTGACTGCCTGTTGTGTACAACTGTATTTGTACCTGTCTTTGGGAATATCAGAGTTCATATTATTTGCTGTGATGGCTGTGGACCGTTACGTGGCTGTCTGTAACCCTCTGCGGTACACCATCATTATGAACAGCCACACCTGTCTCTGGGTGGTAATTGTGTCCTGGGTGTTTGGCTTCCTGTTTGAAATCTGGCCAGTCTATGTCACGTTTCATCTTACTTTCTGCAAATCAAATGTGCTAGACCATTTTTACTGTGACCGAGGACAGCTATTCAAGCTATCGTGTGATGATAGCCATTTCactgaatttattctttttttaatggctgtatttGTACTTTTTGGTTCTTTGATCCCTACAATTGTCTCCTACACCTACATCATCTCCACCATCCTCAAGATCCCTTCAGGATCTGGCCAGTGGAAAGCCTTCTCTACATGTGCCTCCCACTTCACCTGTGTTGTGATCGGCTACAGCAGCTGTTTGTTCCTGTTTGTGAAACCCAAGCAAACACAGGCCGCTGAGTACAACAGGGTAGCATCACTGATGGTTTTAGTCGTAACCCCATTTCTGAACCCTTTTATCTTCACCCTCCGAAATGACAAATTCACAGGGGTGTTTCGAGATGCCATGAAAAGCTGCTATCGACTCCTCAAGGCTTAG